A single genomic interval of Agarivorans aestuarii harbors:
- a CDS encoding LysR family transcriptional regulator: protein MHSIRWADLQYVLAVANEGSLSAAARSLGVNHSTVLRRLNAFEYRHKLQVFHKLPTGYKLTVEGRQLLDSALSIESTVKSLERRMFGQEMKLEGTLRLTTTDSLLRFVLAKHLAVFHRLYPRIQLELNVTPRRLELSNLEADVAIRPTQSLPENLKGIKLCEMAFGVYGTPKYISSLKGKHPLRSAHWLEMSQGSASHLISTFIPEEQVVLKADSFEPLLMAAEQHIGLAYLPCFVGESSEKLQRVDLKVEHDQTELWMMTHIDLENSAKVKAFFEFMETELKSDQNVWRTLAI from the coding sequence ATGCACAGCATTAGATGGGCCGACTTACAATATGTATTAGCCGTTGCCAATGAAGGCTCGTTATCTGCCGCAGCAAGGTCACTAGGTGTAAATCACAGCACAGTATTACGCCGACTAAATGCCTTTGAATATCGTCATAAGCTGCAGGTTTTTCATAAGCTGCCAACAGGCTATAAATTAACAGTGGAAGGTCGCCAGTTACTTGACTCTGCATTATCTATCGAATCAACCGTTAAAAGCTTAGAGCGAAGAATGTTCGGCCAAGAAATGAAGCTGGAAGGGACGCTACGCTTAACAACTACCGACTCGCTATTGCGCTTTGTTCTGGCCAAGCACTTGGCTGTATTTCATCGGCTTTACCCGCGGATCCAGTTAGAACTTAATGTAACACCTCGTCGTTTGGAGCTTTCCAACTTAGAGGCTGATGTAGCGATTCGCCCAACTCAATCTCTGCCAGAAAATCTTAAAGGCATTAAGTTGTGTGAAATGGCTTTTGGCGTTTATGGAACGCCAAAATACATATCCAGCTTGAAGGGGAAACACCCTTTACGATCTGCGCATTGGTTAGAGATGAGCCAAGGCAGTGCCTCGCACTTAATTTCAACATTCATTCCTGAGGAGCAAGTGGTGCTTAAAGCAGATTCATTCGAGCCGCTTCTTATGGCCGCCGAGCAGCATATTGGCTTAGCCTACCTGCCTTGTTTTGTTGGTGAGTCTTCAGAGAAACTGCAAAGAGTAGACTTGAAAGTGGAGCACGATCAAACAGAATTATGGATGATGACCCACATTGATTTGGAAAATTCCGCAAAAGTAAAAGCCTTCTTCGAATTTATGGAAACAGAACTAAAGTCAGACCAAAACGTTTGGCGCACTTTAGCAATCTAA
- a CDS encoding nuclear transport factor 2 family protein, translating into MIKKNSILTLIGLIAMFQLSAVHADSDAAKLVDSAKTLETAQAFLWAAGSGDAEKLDSLMSDDFVWHNEGDSNIPWIGNWQGKETVFNSFLPKFGAGLKVTSWTTDYSFANGEQAVFMGTMSAIANESGIDTGKFSWAVRVHVVNGKVKSWNWFEDSYAVSKAYHAK; encoded by the coding sequence ATGATTAAGAAAAACTCAATACTAACGTTAATTGGCCTTATTGCTATGTTCCAGCTAAGCGCTGTACACGCCGATTCTGATGCGGCGAAGCTGGTTGACTCAGCCAAAACGCTAGAGACAGCTCAGGCATTTTTATGGGCGGCTGGCTCCGGTGATGCGGAGAAGCTTGATTCGCTAATGAGCGATGATTTTGTTTGGCATAACGAAGGTGATTCCAATATTCCTTGGATTGGAAACTGGCAGGGTAAAGAGACAGTGTTTAACAGCTTTCTTCCTAAATTTGGTGCGGGTTTAAAGGTAACTAGTTGGACAACCGACTATAGCTTTGCCAATGGTGAACAAGCGGTGTTTATGGGCACTATGAGTGCGATTGCCAATGAGTCGGGTATTGATACCGGTAAATTTAGTTGGGCAGTTCGTGTTCATGTGGTTAACGGCAAAGTAAAAAGTTGGAACTGGTTTGAAGATAGCTATGCCGTATCTAAGGCTTACCACGCTAAATAA
- a CDS encoding VOC family protein: MKMNHVGIMVGDMDKAVEFYTKALGLRIVMDNTKVIEERESAIGRMCIAVFGEGFKGFNIAHLVTSDGIGVELFEMKERDERHEVDFSRLGIFHFCLQLPKEQFESAIKRVEEFGGKVRMDIHRYHPEDDSKQAQMVYLEDPFGNLFEFYSHSYEDTYASDYE; the protein is encoded by the coding sequence ATGAAAATGAATCACGTAGGTATCATGGTAGGCGATATGGACAAAGCGGTAGAGTTCTACACTAAAGCGCTAGGCCTTCGCATTGTAATGGACAACACTAAAGTAATTGAAGAGCGCGAATCAGCAATCGGTCGCATGTGTATCGCAGTATTTGGTGAAGGCTTCAAAGGTTTTAATATTGCCCACCTTGTGACTTCTGACGGTATTGGAGTAGAACTGTTTGAAATGAAAGAGCGCGATGAGCGTCACGAGGTAGACTTCTCTCGCCTTGGTATCTTCCATTTCTGTTTACAACTACCTAAAGAGCAGTTTGAATCAGCAATCAAACGTGTTGAAGAATTTGGCGGTAAAGTGCGCATGGACATTCACCGTTATCACCCAGAAGATGATTCTAAGCAAGCGCAAATGGTTTACCTAGAAGACCCATTTGGTAACCTATTTGAGTTCTACTCGCACTCTTACGAAGACACGTATGCCTCTGATTACGAGTAA
- a CDS encoding sulfite exporter TauE/SafE family protein: MDSTIIILHLVALLTGISKFSIGGMGALILPLLLIAYPDGQALAILIPMFLLTDILTMAVYRHKIAWRILLRLLVFMVLGCGIGALLLSYLDPGEFTLAIGSIILGMLVLSIYLERSNSQCMKTPAVAAGSGVFAGFISMTANSAGPIISLYMMQQQLGKTSYVSTRAWVAGLVNVAKVPMLISIGLLNIETAKTSLSALPSLLVGCALGFLILKKINLKQMAWAIRVLILFAAIKLLFN; encoded by the coding sequence GTGGATAGCACAATCATCATCTTGCACCTGGTTGCTTTATTAACCGGAATTTCTAAATTCTCTATTGGAGGAATGGGCGCACTTATCTTGCCCTTGTTACTCATCGCCTATCCCGATGGGCAAGCACTGGCGATACTCATCCCAATGTTTTTACTCACCGACATTCTCACCATGGCGGTATATCGCCACAAAATAGCATGGCGAATTCTACTGCGTTTGTTGGTATTTATGGTGTTGGGCTGTGGGATTGGTGCACTGTTGCTCTCCTATTTGGACCCTGGCGAATTTACCCTAGCCATTGGCTCTATCATTCTTGGTATGCTGGTTTTAAGTATCTACTTGGAACGCAGCAACTCACAATGTATGAAAACACCCGCGGTAGCTGCTGGCAGCGGCGTATTTGCCGGCTTTATTAGTATGACCGCCAATTCTGCTGGCCCAATAATAAGTTTATACATGATGCAGCAACAACTAGGTAAAACCAGTTATGTAAGCACCCGTGCCTGGGTAGCAGGCTTAGTTAACGTAGCCAAGGTTCCTATGCTAATCAGTATTGGCTTGCTCAACATAGAAACAGCAAAAACCAGTTTAAGTGCTCTGCCTAGTCTGCTAGTTGGTTGCGCCTTGGGTTTTCTTATACTCAAAAAGATCAACTTAAAACAAATGGCCTGGGCAATTAGAGTGCTAATTTTGTTTGCCGCGATAAAGCTACTATTCAACTAA
- a CDS encoding LysR family transcriptional regulator has product MNHEQLRAFVSVAKLGSFRAAAQHLNKTQPTLSASVKSLEQYFSITLFNRTSYRPTLTAEGERFLVKAKSLLKQANELELLGHELAQGADPELALTLSPMCYLPPLVSKIEAFSKHYSKLQLNLDTGHLSGILEALLKQQSDLALAPNIGLDGRFDFVEVGKVHMITAAAPHLFEQHEQVLKQSMLRNKPHILLADSGSEARSDNINVIAGGQRWYVNDYHLKKELLLAGLGWARMPEHIVQQELEQGLLVSLKVEQFAYSSQVPIYLIKLRERADKEIVRAFWQQFS; this is encoded by the coding sequence ATGAATCATGAGCAGCTACGCGCCTTTGTGAGTGTTGCCAAGCTAGGGAGCTTTCGCGCAGCAGCGCAGCACTTAAACAAAACCCAACCTACCTTAAGTGCATCGGTTAAAAGCTTAGAGCAGTACTTTTCTATTACTCTGTTTAATCGCACTAGTTATCGCCCCACACTTACCGCAGAAGGAGAGCGATTTTTAGTTAAAGCCAAAAGTTTGCTTAAACAAGCGAATGAGTTGGAGCTATTAGGCCATGAGCTTGCGCAAGGCGCCGATCCGGAGCTTGCTCTCACCTTAAGCCCAATGTGCTATTTACCACCGCTAGTGAGCAAAATAGAGGCTTTTTCAAAACACTATAGTAAGTTGCAACTTAACTTAGACACTGGCCATTTATCTGGCATTCTAGAAGCTCTGTTAAAGCAACAATCCGATCTAGCCTTGGCACCCAACATAGGTTTAGATGGTCGCTTTGATTTTGTAGAAGTAGGTAAAGTTCACATGATAACTGCAGCTGCACCACACTTGTTTGAGCAGCACGAACAAGTGCTTAAACAAAGCATGTTGCGTAACAAACCACATATTTTATTGGCTGATTCTGGCTCCGAGGCACGTTCAGACAATATTAATGTGATTGCTGGTGGCCAACGCTGGTATGTAAATGACTATCATCTGAAAAAGGAATTGCTGTTAGCAGGCTTAGGTTGGGCAAGAATGCCCGAGCACATTGTGCAGCAAGAGCTAGAGCAGGGCTTATTGGTAAGCTTGAAAGTGGAGCAATTTGCTTATAGTAGCCAAGTACCCATTTATTTAATCAAGTTACGTGAGCGAGCAGATAAAGAGATTGTGCGGGCGTTTTGGCAGCAATTTAGTTGA
- a CDS encoding amino acid ABC transporter ATP-binding protein, with the protein MIVAKKINKIYPNGCHALKDVSATVNRGEVVVIVGPSGSGKSTFLRTLNQLETVSSGTIHIDGTDMYAKGTNINSLREEVGMVFQNFNLFPHKTALGNVMLAPIKVAKRPAQQAEDEAKALLLKVGLADRMGNYPSHLSGGQQQRVAIARALAMQPNIMLFDEPTSALDPEMVGEVLDVMKGLAADGMTMVVVTHEMGFAREVADRVLFMEDGELLVEASPEAFFGNPSHPRLQQFLSMVL; encoded by the coding sequence ATGATCGTTGCAAAAAAGATTAACAAAATTTACCCCAATGGCTGTCATGCATTAAAAGACGTATCGGCAACGGTAAACCGTGGCGAAGTAGTGGTGATTGTAGGGCCATCTGGCTCGGGTAAGTCAACGTTTTTACGTACCTTAAACCAGCTAGAAACCGTAAGCAGCGGCACCATTCATATTGATGGCACCGATATGTACGCCAAAGGCACCAACATTAATAGCCTGCGTGAAGAAGTAGGTATGGTGTTCCAAAACTTCAACTTGTTCCCACACAAAACAGCCTTAGGCAATGTAATGCTAGCGCCAATAAAAGTGGCTAAGCGCCCTGCCCAACAAGCCGAAGATGAAGCCAAAGCCTTGCTACTTAAAGTAGGTTTAGCAGATAGAATGGGCAACTACCCTTCTCACCTCTCTGGTGGACAGCAGCAACGTGTTGCGATTGCTCGCGCCCTAGCGATGCAGCCAAACATCATGTTGTTTGATGAGCCCACCTCAGCGCTAGATCCAGAAATGGTAGGCGAAGTATTAGACGTGATGAAAGGCCTAGCTGCCGACGGTATGACCATGGTGGTAGTGACCCACGAAATGGGCTTTGCCCGAGAAGTGGCAGACCGAGTATTGTTTATGGAAGACGGCGAGTTATTGGTTGAAGCCTCTCCTGAAGCCTTCTTTGGCAATCCTAGCCACCCAAGGCTGCAGCAGTTTTTGTCGATGGTTCTTTAA
- a CDS encoding amino acid ABC transporter permease yields MQTQASKILWNGVFVAILLSLCGLIYLSGEKIDYNWNWQRVVPYIVNNEAASVSAPQDGSIESNAAGQLQLVSDVGEVLVNLAEFENISVYEGDLVFEGDQLASSEEWRIGPLTEGLIVTIKISLWSLVFAILLGLVIGLMRIADNPALRKLSITYIEIIRGTPLLVQIFIVYFFIGTVFDLERFTAGVIALSVFTAAYVAEIIRSGIQSIPKGQMEAARSLGMNYPQAMINVILPQAFKRTLPPMAGQFINLIKDSSLVSVISITDLTKAGREVVSGSFAPFEVWFTVALLYLVLTSSLSWAIQRLEKRLAASD; encoded by the coding sequence ATGCAAACTCAAGCAAGCAAAATTCTGTGGAATGGTGTTTTTGTTGCCATTTTACTTAGCCTATGCGGACTCATTTATCTGTCGGGCGAAAAAATTGACTATAACTGGAACTGGCAACGTGTTGTTCCTTACATCGTAAATAACGAAGCAGCCAGCGTTAGTGCGCCGCAAGACGGCAGCATAGAAAGTAACGCCGCTGGGCAACTGCAGCTGGTATCCGATGTAGGTGAAGTATTAGTAAACCTTGCTGAATTTGAAAACATTTCGGTATATGAAGGCGATTTGGTTTTTGAAGGCGACCAACTGGCCTCCTCTGAAGAGTGGCGAATTGGCCCGCTCACCGAAGGCTTAATTGTTACGATTAAAATTTCATTATGGTCATTGGTTTTTGCCATTTTGCTTGGCTTAGTGATTGGCTTAATGCGTATCGCCGACAACCCAGCGCTGCGTAAACTGTCGATCACCTATATTGAGATTATTCGCGGCACACCACTGCTGGTACAAATTTTTATTGTGTACTTCTTCATTGGCACCGTATTCGACTTAGAACGCTTTACTGCAGGTGTGATTGCTTTATCGGTGTTTACTGCTGCCTACGTAGCGGAGATCATCCGCTCAGGTATTCAATCTATTCCTAAAGGCCAAATGGAAGCCGCGCGCTCGCTGGGTATGAACTACCCACAAGCCATGATAAATGTGATTTTGCCTCAGGCATTTAAACGTACCTTGCCACCAATGGCTGGCCAGTTTATTAACCTAATTAAAGATTCTTCACTGGTATCGGTGATCTCGATTACCGATTTAACCAAAGCCGGACGAGAAGTAGTAAGTGGCAGTTTTGCGCCCTTTGAAGTGTGGTTTACCGTAGCCCTGCTTTACTTAGTACTTACCAGCAGCCTGTCTTGGGCTATTCAACGCTTAGAAAAGAGGTTAGCTGCCAGTGACTAA
- a CDS encoding transporter substrate-binding domain-containing protein, with the protein MKRVIQSAIAAVTLLSSAAFAQQTLLQEITESGELRACFDAGYMPFEMKAKNGQFIGFDIDLGKQMARAMGVKYVPVNTAWDGIIPTLLTGKCHLIMGGMTITPQRNMQVNFADPYVVIGQSILLSPKLEDKVTSYRDLNSDQYTVVTKLGTTGEGAIKRYIPKAKVNLFETQSEAVLEVTNGKADAFIYDLPFNAIYAAENQGQLTHLDQPFTFEPLGWAVRQGDPDFLNFLNGYLRQIKGDGTYDRIYDKWFKDDAWLKQVQ; encoded by the coding sequence ATGAAACGTGTCATTCAATCTGCGATTGCCGCAGTAACACTGTTATCAAGTGCTGCTTTTGCTCAGCAAACATTGCTACAAGAAATCACCGAATCTGGCGAGCTACGCGCTTGTTTTGATGCTGGCTACATGCCATTTGAAATGAAGGCCAAAAACGGCCAGTTCATTGGTTTTGATATTGATTTAGGTAAGCAAATGGCGCGTGCAATGGGCGTTAAATACGTACCAGTAAACACCGCTTGGGACGGTATTATTCCTACCCTACTTACTGGTAAGTGTCACCTAATTATGGGCGGCATGACCATTACGCCACAACGTAATATGCAAGTTAACTTTGCAGACCCATACGTAGTCATTGGCCAATCAATCCTACTTAGCCCTAAATTAGAAGACAAAGTAACCAGCTACCGTGACCTAAACAGCGACCAATACACTGTGGTAACTAAATTAGGTACTACTGGTGAAGGTGCAATTAAGCGCTACATTCCTAAAGCTAAAGTAAATCTATTTGAAACCCAATCTGAAGCGGTACTAGAAGTGACTAACGGCAAAGCCGATGCCTTCATTTACGACTTACCGTTTAACGCGATTTATGCGGCAGAAAACCAAGGTCAACTAACTCACCTAGATCAACCGTTCACTTTTGAACCACTAGGTTGGGCTGTTCGCCAAGGCGATCCTGATTTCTTAAACTTCTTGAACGGTTACTTGCGTCAAATTAAAGGTGACGGCACCTACGACCGCATTTACGACAAGTGGTTTAAAGACGACGCTTGGTTAAAACAAGTTCAATAG
- a CDS encoding TIGR00341 family protein: protein MADSFLLFEPDASDMVSQKLVPLFDDVILPKMWDANQPPEFKAESLVYCYLSDESLTAAIALAVEQQWVVAVLPHPKANHARRAFSLANSPEKALAEFQQAEATKIDVLRCNQRVVLNHLVVGHSFNLRPGGHNASWRQRIAQTWQNIRKIGEIKPQKLSLTTSSETCLETSLVGLVIIEHAQGSMLSKRILVDTHCNDGMLESMLLAPRSIMEMFRFLVLAMFGRVVKKPRFLSLIKSKSIEVKAENELEYWHDGVIAKADSLSIECEHRALSILPSADMLCQDSATAVKESRKIANLPEGEAINAMAAKPLPWIAHAAKEEFKDLYQLLRDNATTSPAFLTLMVLSTLLATIGLYASSAPVIIGAMILAPLMAPIISLSMALTRQDPSLMTASLGTLFTGLCVALGFAAGASFIIPMEVITPEISARLSPNLLDLGVAIISGIAGAYAHARIDAAKSLAGVAIAVALVPPLAVTGIGLGWLNVGVASGAFLLFLTNLAGIVFSAALTFLALGFAPFTRAKKGLGIALVAVTLVSIPLVFSFNRLSEEAQIVQRLQGKTFNQVLLRTVRAQSTKPLTLHLQLVSEHSLNDQQLDGLKARIEQELGRSFQLEASIIIRR from the coding sequence ATGGCCGATAGTTTTTTGTTATTTGAGCCCGACGCCAGCGACATGGTGAGTCAAAAACTCGTTCCACTGTTCGACGATGTAATATTGCCAAAAATGTGGGATGCGAACCAACCGCCCGAGTTTAAAGCCGAAAGCCTGGTTTATTGTTATCTCAGTGATGAAAGCTTAACTGCTGCCATTGCGCTTGCAGTGGAGCAGCAATGGGTTGTTGCGGTATTGCCTCACCCTAAAGCAAACCATGCCCGCCGGGCTTTTAGTTTGGCTAACTCTCCAGAGAAAGCATTGGCCGAGTTTCAGCAAGCCGAAGCCACAAAAATTGATGTACTGCGTTGTAACCAGCGAGTGGTGTTAAATCACTTAGTGGTAGGACATAGCTTTAACCTGCGACCTGGCGGGCACAATGCTTCGTGGCGACAGCGCATTGCCCAGACTTGGCAAAACATACGCAAAATTGGCGAAATTAAACCGCAAAAACTCAGCTTAACCACCAGCAGTGAAACCTGTTTAGAAACCTCTTTGGTGGGTTTAGTGATTATTGAGCATGCTCAAGGTTCTATGCTGTCGAAGCGCATTCTTGTCGATACTCACTGTAACGACGGCATGCTAGAAAGCATGTTGTTAGCGCCGCGCAGTATTATGGAAATGTTTCGCTTTTTGGTCTTGGCGATGTTTGGTCGGGTGGTGAAAAAGCCGCGTTTTCTTAGTTTAATCAAATCTAAATCGATAGAAGTTAAAGCTGAGAATGAGTTGGAGTATTGGCACGATGGGGTAATCGCTAAGGCTGACAGCTTAAGCATTGAATGCGAACACCGAGCACTGAGTATTTTGCCCTCTGCAGACATGCTCTGCCAAGACAGCGCCACTGCAGTAAAAGAGAGCCGCAAAATCGCCAACTTGCCAGAAGGTGAAGCGATAAATGCCATGGCCGCTAAGCCTTTACCGTGGATCGCCCACGCAGCCAAAGAAGAGTTTAAAGATCTGTATCAACTGCTGCGCGACAACGCCACTACCTCGCCAGCCTTTTTAACCCTAATGGTTTTGTCTACGTTATTAGCTACTATTGGCCTTTATGCCAGCTCGGCACCGGTGATAATTGGTGCGATGATCTTAGCGCCGTTAATGGCGCCGATTATTTCGCTTTCTATGGCGCTTACTCGCCAAGATCCCAGTTTAATGACCGCCAGTTTAGGTACTTTGTTTACTGGCTTGTGTGTGGCCTTGGGCTTTGCTGCAGGCGCCAGCTTTATTATTCCAATGGAAGTGATTACACCAGAAATCTCGGCGCGCCTAAGCCCCAATTTGCTTGATTTAGGGGTGGCTATTATCTCCGGCATTGCCGGTGCTTATGCCCATGCGCGAATTGATGCGGCCAAAAGCTTGGCAGGCGTTGCTATTGCTGTGGCCTTGGTGCCGCCTTTAGCGGTAACTGGCATAGGCTTAGGCTGGCTTAATGTTGGTGTAGCATCTGGCGCCTTTTTGCTGTTTTTAACTAACTTAGCCGGCATTGTATTTTCGGCCGCTTTAACGTTTTTAGCCTTAGGTTTTGCTCCGTTCACTCGCGCCAAAAAGGGACTCGGCATCGCATTAGTCGCAGTGACCCTTGTGAGCATTCCACTGGTATTTAGCTTTAACCGCCTATCAGAAGAAGCGCAAATAGTGCAGCGCCTGCAAGGTAAAACCTTTAACCAGGTATTACTGCGAACAGTTCGCGCCCAAAGCACCAAGCCGCTCACTTTACATTTGCAGTTGGTTAGTGAACATTCACTAAACGACCAACAATTAGATGGGCTTAAAGCGCGCATTGAACAAGAGCTTGGGCGTAGCTTCCAGTTAGAAGCTTCAATCATTATTCGGCGTTAA
- a CDS encoding Fur family transcriptional regulator — MSKFMMQIDSVIQHAEQHCKQRGVRLTTKRKQVLSGLVQSNKALSAYELTDYCKQLFDQSIPAMSVYRILDFLETEHLVHKLSLANKYVACAHICCSHSHGVPQFLICGKCSKVKEISIAASTINELKHNAEQAGFTLVSQQLEMNCLCEDCIQQAA, encoded by the coding sequence GTGAGCAAATTTATGATGCAAATTGATAGCGTTATTCAACATGCCGAGCAACACTGCAAGCAACGAGGTGTTCGCTTAACTACCAAACGCAAACAGGTGTTATCTGGCTTGGTGCAGTCAAACAAAGCGCTCTCTGCTTATGAACTCACCGATTATTGTAAGCAACTATTCGACCAAAGCATTCCTGCCATGTCGGTGTATCGCATCCTTGATTTTCTAGAAACCGAGCACCTTGTGCACAAACTTAGCTTGGCCAATAAATATGTCGCTTGTGCGCATATTTGCTGCAGCCATAGCCATGGGGTACCGCAATTTTTGATATGCGGCAAGTGCAGCAAAGTAAAAGAAATCAGCATCGCTGCTTCAACCATTAACGAGTTAAAACACAATGCCGAGCAGGCTGGTTTTACCTTAGTTAGTCAGCAATTGGAAATGAACTGCCTATGCGAAGACTGTATTCAGCAAGCGGCTTAA
- a CDS encoding MerC domain-containing protein, with amino-acid sequence MKVTQAIGDKFAIGLSLACAIHCLALPLLFVLVPSMVALPLHNEAFHLWMVVAVIPISAYALTMGCKQHKRTKVLLWGVAGLALLILAVALGEDRIGEIGEKSLTLLGATLVAVGHWMNYRLCHQHDHNNCDCPEH; translated from the coding sequence ATGAAAGTCACTCAAGCAATCGGCGATAAGTTCGCCATCGGTTTATCACTTGCGTGCGCCATTCATTGTTTGGCATTACCTCTGTTGTTTGTCTTAGTGCCCAGCATGGTTGCGCTACCTTTACACAACGAGGCTTTTCACCTTTGGATGGTAGTAGCGGTTATACCCATTAGTGCTTATGCACTCACCATGGGGTGTAAACAACACAAACGAACCAAAGTGCTGCTATGGGGTGTTGCAGGTTTGGCTCTATTGATTTTGGCAGTCGCCCTTGGTGAAGACCGTATTGGGGAAATTGGCGAAAAATCGCTTACCTTGTTAGGCGCAACGTTAGTAGCTGTTGGCCACTGGATGAATTATCGTTTGTGTCACCAGCATGATCACAACAATTGCGATTGCCCAGAGCATTAA
- a CDS encoding CobW family GTP-binding protein, with translation MSSKRQPISAVPTNIITGFLGVGKTSAILQLMRNKPENERWAVLVNEFGEIGIDGALLKGQHQQQQVYIREVPGGCMCCAAGLPMQIALNQLLSESTPDRLLIEPTGLGHPKEVLQVLSSKYYQQVLALNKTITLVDARNLSDARYTSHETFNQQIAIADTVIGNKLDLYQTDEQQQLREYVAQHGRKVAQVLFSKKGQMDISCLQGATAGSYAPDEHHHHGHDKPLASEQVIPERGYLKASNQGEGFSSIGWRFAPNKVFDRKKLCLLLLSLKVERIKAVFITSSGVFAYNYTSDGLSEAELDDCLESRIEVIADKLDENLEARLLKCLVE, from the coding sequence ATGAGCAGTAAGCGCCAGCCCATTAGCGCCGTACCAACTAATATCATCACCGGCTTTTTAGGTGTAGGTAAAACCTCCGCTATTTTGCAGCTAATGCGCAATAAACCAGAAAACGAACGCTGGGCGGTGCTCGTGAATGAGTTTGGCGAAATTGGTATAGATGGCGCTTTGTTAAAAGGCCAACATCAGCAGCAACAAGTGTATATTCGCGAAGTACCAGGAGGCTGCATGTGCTGCGCTGCGGGCTTGCCAATGCAAATCGCATTAAATCAGTTGTTAAGTGAATCAACCCCAGACAGGCTACTCATCGAACCTACCGGATTAGGTCATCCAAAAGAAGTGTTACAAGTGCTCTCATCCAAGTATTACCAACAAGTGTTAGCACTAAACAAAACCATAACCTTAGTGGATGCCAGAAACCTTAGTGATGCCCGTTACACTAGCCACGAAACCTTCAACCAACAAATCGCCATAGCCGATACGGTGATAGGCAATAAGTTAGACCTTTATCAAACAGATGAGCAGCAACAGCTACGTGAATATGTTGCTCAACACGGTCGCAAAGTTGCGCAAGTTCTGTTTAGCAAAAAAGGTCAGATGGACATTAGCTGCCTGCAAGGCGCTACGGCGGGTAGCTATGCACCCGATGAACATCATCATCATGGTCACGATAAACCACTTGCCTCCGAGCAAGTTATTCCAGAGAGGGGTTACTTAAAAGCCAGCAACCAAGGCGAAGGGTTTAGCAGTATAGGCTGGCGTTTTGCCCCCAATAAAGTATTCGACCGCAAGAAGCTGTGTTTGCTGCTATTAAGTTTAAAAGTAGAGCGTATAAAAGCCGTATTTATCACTAGCAGCGGCGTATTTGCTTACAACTACACCAGCGATGGCCTAAGCGAAGCTGAGCTAGATGACTGCCTAGAAAGCCGCATAGAAGTGATCGCCGATAAACTTGATGAAAATCTTGAGGCGCGCTTGTTAAAGTGTTTGGTGGAGTGA
- a CDS encoding ankyrin repeat domain-containing protein codes for MKLSEVFSTKTAKFIEAVVEKNFDKANEQLHKGASINEIGLNGITPLLWVYTDSNDTHKLVEYMLLNGANPSYRDEQGFSALYLATGGDRKEILEVLLKYGGDPNLEAPEKLGGAFRRTMLMVAISNFREEYFNLLLDHGADVNWNIEGNKGSLNVIQSTINVGRFDWTLFFLKKGFKGNLQEVAVSAHVTKVSDDMKPYKQDVFTYLETKGVNIQQAIANFEARGVVLNE; via the coding sequence ATGAAACTATCAGAAGTATTTTCAACGAAAACCGCCAAGTTTATCGAAGCGGTTGTAGAAAAGAATTTTGACAAAGCCAATGAGCAGTTGCATAAGGGAGCCAGTATTAACGAAATAGGGCTCAATGGAATCACTCCGTTGCTATGGGTTTATACTGATTCAAATGATACGCATAAGCTTGTAGAGTATATGCTACTCAATGGAGCAAACCCAAGTTACCGAGATGAACAAGGTTTCTCTGCATTGTATTTAGCTACAGGCGGAGATCGGAAAGAGATCCTTGAAGTGCTATTGAAATATGGTGGAGACCCTAATTTGGAAGCGCCAGAAAAATTGGGCGGAGCATTTAGAAGAACGATGTTAATGGTAGCTATTTCTAATTTTAGAGAAGAGTATTTTAATCTGTTATTGGATCATGGTGCAGATGTAAATTGGAATATAGAGGGCAATAAAGGTTCGCTAAATGTAATTCAATCAACTATAAATGTCGGTCGTTTTGATTGGACTTTATTTTTCCTTAAAAAAGGATTCAAGGGGAATTTACAAGAAGTTGCAGTGTCAGCTCATGTTACAAAGGTATCCGATGACATGAAGCCTTATAAACAAGACGTTTTTACTTATTTAGAAACTAAAGGCGTTAACATACAGCAAGCCATTGCGAATTTCGAAGCCAGAGGCGTTGTTCTTAATGAGTAA